From one Candoia aspera isolate rCanAsp1 chromosome 17, rCanAsp1.hap2, whole genome shotgun sequence genomic stretch:
- the UBE2Q1 gene encoding LOW QUALITY PROTEIN: ubiquitin-conjugating enzyme E2 Q1 (The sequence of the model RefSeq protein was modified relative to this genomic sequence to represent the inferred CDS: inserted 2 bases in 1 codon) — translation PPPPRGGARAVRGGAGRGASFPAAGPSRPPSCGVGGRGGPXGGGPLDGTMQRVGPGGAGPGAALGAGPGRALLRRELRLLESIFHRGHERFRIARACPDELGCEFLPGPAGGGPVRIHGNITEAYPAVPPIWSVESDDPNLAAVLERLADVKKGNTLLLQHLKRIISDLCKLYNLPQHPDVEMLDQPLPAEQNTQEEVSSEEEDEEMPEDTEELDHYEMKEEEPVEGKKAEDDGIGKENLAILEKIKKNQRQDYLNGAVSGSVQATDRLMKELRDIYRSASFKGGNYAVELVNDSLYDWNVKLLKVDEDSALHSDLQILKEKEGTDFILLNFTFKDNFPFDPPFVRVVSPVLSGGYVLGGGAICMELLTKQGWSSAYSVESVIMQISATLVKGKARVQFGANKNQYSLTRAQQSYKSLVQIHEKNGWYTPPKEDG, via the exons cctcctcctccgcgCGGGGGTGCGCGCGCCGTCCGGGGCGGGGCGGGCCGCGGCGCGTCATTTCCGGCTGCGGGCCCTTCCCGGCCGCCATCTTGCGGTGTGGGGGGACGCGGGGGGCC CGGCGGCGGGCCGCTCGATGGGACGATGCAGCGCGTGgggccgggcggggcggggcctgGCGCCGCGCTGGGGGCGGGGCCGGGGCGCGCGCTGCTGAGGCGGGAGCTGCGGCTGCTCGAGTCCATCTTCCACCGCGGCCACGAGCGCTTCCGCATCGCCCGCGCCTGCCCGGACGAGCTGGGCTGCGAGTTCCTCCCCGGCCCGGCCGGCGGCGGGCCGGTCCGTATCCATGGCAACATCACG GAGGCCTATCCGGCTGTTCCCCCCATCTGGTCGGTGGAATCGGACGACCCCAACTTGGCAGCAGTCTTGGAGAGGCTGGCCGACGTGAAGAAGGGCAACACGCTG CTCCTGCAGCACCTGAAGCGGATCATTTCGGACCTCTGCAAACTCTACAACCTTCCCCAGCATCCAGATGTGGAGATGCTGGATCAGCCCTTGCCTGCCGAGCAG AATACGCAGGAAGAAGTGTCCTCGGAAGAGGAAGACGAGGAAATGCCCGAG GACACGGAAGAGCTGGATCACTACGAAATGAAGGAGGAAGAGCCGGTAGAAGGAAAGAAGGCGGAAGATGATGGGATTGGCAAGGAAAACTTGGCTATTCTTGAGAAAATCAAAAAGAATCAGAGGCAAGATTACTTAAAT GGGGCGGTGTCTGGGTCCGTGCAGGCCACCGACCGGCTGATGAAGGAGCTCAGGGATATCTACCGATCGGCAAGTTTCAAAGGTG GAAACTATGCAGTTGAACTAGTGAACGATAGCCTCTACGATTGGAACGTGAAACTCCTGAA GGTGGATGAGGACAGCGCCTTGCACAGTGACCTGCAGAtcctgaaagagaaagaggggaCCGACTTCATCCTTCTCAACTTCACGTTTAAG GATAACTTCCCCTTCGACCCCCCCTTCGTAAGAGTGGTGTCGCCTGTGCTCTCCGGAGG GTATGTCTTGGGTGGAGGAGCGATCTGTATGGAGCTTCTGACAAAGCAG GGCTGGAGCAGCGCTTACTCGGTGGAATCTGTGATCATGCAGATAAGTGCCACCCTGGTCAAAGGCAAAGCCAGGGTCCAGTTTGGGGCAAACAAA AATCAGTACAGCTTGACAAGAGCTCAGCAGTCTTACAAATCCTTAGTCCAGATCCACGAGAAGAACG GCTGGTACACGCCCCCCAAGGAAGACGGCTAG
- the TDRD10 gene encoding tudor domain-containing protein 10 — MESPEAAQLAIQLLNGHPVKGRLISVAFSENKKPHELPKTSAQMPDLEVIPYKEFGLPAGGPHISPSLKQRVCYSVPMEMRSSFLLHALKDCFGDAKWLLSVANVAGEVGLLVTDTFPLMPYFWAIVLSEERHQTMQKLFIALAEAESRLPFLAKHEVWRGTRCLAECDIGEEGSAWNRCWVLDLMEDLAVVFFVDFGRCANVPLNSLRKLEGDQFWEIRPLAQPFMLEEDVFAPRMIRRQILEGKVKGPFQWEPHVLKFALKAD, encoded by the exons ATGGAGTCACCAGAGGCCGCACAGTTAGCGATCCAGCTTTTGAACGGACACCCGGTGAAAGGGCGGCTGATCTCTGTCGCCTTCTCGGAAAACAAGAAACCTCACGAGCTTCCGAAAACCAGCGCCCAGATGCCG GATTTGGAGGTGATTCCCTACAAAGAATTTGGTCTTCCTGCTG GTGGCCCCCACATTTCCCCTTCTTTAAAACAGAGGGTCTGCTACTCTGTTCCAATGGAAATGAG AAGCTCGTTTCTGCTCCATGCGCTGAAAGACTGCTTCGGAGACGCAAAGTGGCTCCTGTCCGTGGCCAACGTGGCGGGAGAAGTGGGACTTCTGGTGACAGACACGTTTCCGCTGATGCCATATTTCTGGGCGATCGTCCTCAGCGAG GAACGCCACCAAACCATGCAGAAACTCTTCATTGCCCTGGCTGAGGCCGAGTCTCGGTTGCCATTTCTGGCGAAACACGAGGTCTGGCGGGGGACCCGATGCCTGGCCGAATGTGACATTGGGGAGGAAGGCAGCGCCTGGAACAG ATGCTGGGTTTTGGACCTGATGGAAGATCTGGCGGTCGTCTTTTTTGTGGACTTTGGCCGCTGCGCCAACGTCCCTCTGAACTCGCTGCGGAAGCTGGAGGGGGACCAATTTTGGGAAATCCGCCCCTTGGCTCAGCCCTTCATGCTGGAAGAAG acgtttttgccCCGCGCATGATCAGGAGGCAGATTCTGgaaggaaaagtgaaaggtcctTTTCAATGGGag CCGCACGTTTTAAAGTTTGCTCTCAAAGCAGACTAA
- the SHE gene encoding SH2 domain-containing adapter protein E — MAAKWFKEFPANLKTVSDRPKPGATHHHLGKSGGTSRKGLASPEASSLPGKNRKNSATELGGARTLLAPGKDGGNSRLSRDNLQGLLQAAAGKMRKNSRVEGAPSEDPAWGPPKANPTCGTYINRLIKVNAQEKNGKNFAGSAPNPSSVLPAETEKPKQETVIILEDYADPYDAKQTKGQRDAERLEENDGYMEPYDAQQMITEIRRRGSKDPFGGKTVLLLDEPGTKGDAAVKVPTAKPLQLYDTPYEPAETGSRFEIRLPSNDERPPAEYEQPWEWKEDQIVKVLSGQFEGSEKTMAAAEMITLPPQHHPCRRSWPSKMVKSPAGIEPGTDGERVDSALVLEKQPWFHGSITRAEAESRLQLCPEAGYLVRTSEMGPSKYSIALKTSQGCVHIIVAQTKDHKYTLDQAGGLFNSIPEVVGYYSTEKLPFKGAEHMTLRYPVSVPSKIP; from the exons ATGGCCGCCAAGTGGTTCAAGGAATTCCCAGCGAATCTGAAAACCGTCTCGGATCGCCCCAAACCGGGTGCCACTCACCATCACCTGGGCAAATCGGGCGGCACCTCCCGCAAAGGCTTAGCCTCGCCAGAGGCAAGTTCGTTGCCCGGGAAGAACCGGAAAAATTCAGCCACCGAGCTGGGCGGTGCCAGGACTCTGCTGGCGCCCGGGAAAGATGGGGGGAATAGCCGCCTGTCACGGGACAACCTCCAAGGCCTTTTGCAGGCCGCTGCGGGGAAAATGCGCAAGAATTCCCGTGTGGAGGGGGCCCCTTCGGAGGATCCGGCCTGGGGGCCCCCCAAAGCCAACCCCACCTGTGGGACCTACATCAACCGCCTCATCAAAGTCAATGCCCAGGAGAAGAATGGGAAAAACTTTGCTGGATCGGCTCCGAATCCCAGCTCAGTCCTGCCGGCCGAAACGGAGAAGCCCAAGCAGGAAACG GTCATAATTCTGGAAGATTACGCTGATCCTTACGATGCCAAGCAGACCAAGGGCCAGAGAGATGCTGAACGGTTGGAAGAGAATGATGGCTACATGGAGCCGTACGATGCCCAGCAGATGATAACCG AAATCCGGAGACGTGGGTCCAAAGACCCCTTTGGAGGGAAAACTGTCTTGCTTCTGGATGAACCAGGAACCAAGGGCGACGCAGCTGTCAAAGTCCCCACTGCAAAACCCCTGCAGCTCTACGATACCCCTTACGAGCCGGCCGAGACAGGGTCCAGGTTCGAGATCCGCCTCCCTTCGAACGATGAGCGCCCCCCGGCCGAGTACGAACAGCCATGGGAGTGGAAGGAAGACCAGATTGTCAAAGTTCTCTCAG GGCAGTTTGAGGGTTCGGAGAAGACCATGGCAGCTGCTGAGATGATTACCTTGCCACCGCAGCATCACCCCTGCCGGAGAAGCTGGCCGTCTAAGATGGTGAAATCCCCCGCGGGCATCGAACCGGGCACGGACGGAGAACGGGTGGATTCGGCCCTCGTCCTGGAGAAACAGCC CTGGTTCCATGGCTCCATCACCCGAGCTGAGGCCGAGAGCCGGCTGCAGCTGTGCCCAGAGGCGGGCTACCTTGTGCGCACCAGCGAGATGGGCCCCAGCAAGTATTCTATCGCCCtcaa GACAAGCCAGGGTTGCGTTCACATCATCGTGGCCCAAACGAAGGATCACAAATACACTTTGGACCAAGCCGGTGGCCTCTTCAACAGCATCCCCGAAGTGGTGGGCTATTATTCCACCGAGAAGCTCCCCTTCAAAGGAGCAGAACATATGACTCTGCGTTATCCAGTCTCTGTTCCAAGCAAGATCCCCTAA